In Ananas comosus cultivar F153 linkage group 10, ASM154086v1, whole genome shotgun sequence, the following proteins share a genomic window:
- the LOC109716175 gene encoding uncharacterized protein LOC109716175, giving the protein MLPFSSHARFFSSLKQVEERLASEDSPPNKTPKPEASSSIDPSGSPIFLAYPQSNLRDSDSGSGPARDFLSSSSCSEEKGGEDHADQKEQECDTGDEDDDDEIEHLMNLLDVEVDVEGAGEAAESCGECEFYAKVGGVRGPKCEKERQRLEGWVEHFYRGWRGAGRREPARLAHLLLAKASCSADGCGGIGFPETVEEFLEHDPVLATTVPAGREGE; this is encoded by the exons ATGCTGCCCTTCTCCTCCCACGCccgcttcttctcctctctgaAACAG GTTGAAGAAAGATTAGCTTCGGAGGATTCACCTCCAAACAAAACCCCCAAACCAGAAGCCTCTTCTTCAATCGATCCGTCCGGCTCCCCGATCTTCCTCGCCTACCCTCAATCCAATCTCCGCGACAGCGATAGCGGCAGCGGGCCCGCTCGCgacttcctctcctcctcctcctgctccgAGGAGAAGGGAGGAGAAGATCATGCGGATcagaaagaacaagaatgcgACACTggcgacgaagacgacgacgacgagatcGAGCATCTGATGAATCTACTGGACGTAGAGGTGGACGTAGAGGGAGCGGGAGAGGCGGCGGAGAGCTGCGGAGAGTGCGAATTTTACGCGAAGGTGGGCGGGGTGAGGGGGCCCAAGTGCGAGAAGGAGAGGCAGAGGTTGGAGGGGTGGGTTGAGCATTTCTACCGAGGATGGAGGGGCGCGGGGCGGAGGGAGCCGGCCAGGCTGGCGCATCTGCTGCTGGCGAAGGCGTCGTGCTCCGCCGACGG GTGCGGCGGGATCGGGTTcccggagacggtggaggagttCTTGGAGCATGACCCGGTTCTTGCTACTACCGTACCGGCGGGAAGGGAGGGAGAATAA